The DNA sequence TGATATGACGAGGACACAAAAGGTGATGCGACCATACCTGCTACCTGGACGTGACCCTCTGATTGGCTAAACGCTGTGAACCACCGCTCGCTGTTTGGCTCTTCCTGAGTGCTCTGGCCAATGGTAGATGACATGTCGACACTCCCCGCCCCCGAGAGCGCAGCGTCCGTGCTGGGGTGCAGCAGCACTGTGGAAAGAGACAACAGCTGGGGTGACCATGTCCAATGAAACCATAtgattagtaaaaaaaacagctcaccAGCAAATGATTTTCAGAGGAATAGGCAGTTAAGGATTCATGCTAGAGCAAAAGTATGAAGCATGATTCTTATAGAGTGTTGCTTTGAAGGAAGACGATGCTCTTAACAGCTTGTTTACATGGTCCAGGCCAGTGTGGCACCAGTGTGGGATTCTAGATTACTGTAGGGGAGGACAGGTGCAATATCACAGGAGGATCCCAAAGAGCTCCCTCCAGCCAGTAACACTGGGAGAACACTGCAGCACTGTAACAGAGATCTTAAACAGCCAGAACCCTGCCATCAACCACAAGGCGAGAAGCCCACGAGATACCACTGTAAAGAGGTCTCCCCTCTGCCACTGGAATAGAGACATGAGCTTTTTCTACACCAAGCAACTACAGCCACTTGCAATCAGTGTTGTTTAACAGTCCTGATCGCTGAATCGGGTTCCATTGTCACTGTGATAAAGACTGGCAACCTAAAACACAGTCTTGAAAAGGGCCTCGGTCTCTGTCCTTGACGCTCGGCCTCCTCTGTTCCAGTCTGTTTAGATTACAGGTGGAGGTGCAGGAAGGCGCTGGTTCCGGAACAGCCTGGCCCGGTTTCATACACCTGCTCACACCCAGGGCTGCTTGGCCCAGCCTGCTTGGCAGGCGCATCGAAAGGGACTTGAGGCTGTTAAAGAGGGAAAGGTCACAACGTTCTGACCTCAGTTTTTATGTgattactgcagttttaacttGCTCTGTGGTGCTTTCTATGACAATATGAAGCATATGGTCAAAGCAGGAAAGGAACAGGAAGTGATGGTACAAGCAGCCTGGAGGCTGTTACCTGGGCTGCTGTCCCCTGGGGTCATCCTCTCGCTGTCCGCTGAGGGCTCGGAGACCCAGGTGTCCTGGGCCAGTCTGTCTGCTGAGGGCTTGGAGTCCCAGGTGTCCTGGGCCAGTCTTTCCACTGAGGGCTCAGAGACCCAGGTGTCTCGGGTCAGACTGTCCACTGAGGGCTCGGAGACCTGGGAGTCCTGGGTCAGTCGGACCAGAGCGCCGCCCTGCAGGACTGTGGCTGTGCTGGGTTGCAGTCTCAGTTCCATCGGGGGTACGAGGGGCAGTTCTGCCTCCTGCCGCCCAACCGCAGGACAACAACATCCACCTTCCGCCTCCTCGGTGCCCATAGAGAAAGCGGGGTCCCACTGCTGGAAGGACGTGTCCGCCTGGGGAGATTCGGGGAGCAGCGTCTCGACCGTGTCCGTGCGGCTCATCCCGGAGGCCGCCCGCCCGCGCCTCCGCCGTGTCCCGCCGCCCTCGGGCTCGGAGAAGGCAATGTAAGAGAAGGTGAGCTCGTAGGAGCTCTGTCGGGGCGTCCCCCACACCGAGGGGCTCCCCTGGCcatcctccccctcctcctcatcctccgaccactctcgggcCGTGTGCAGGTCCGGGAAATCCGACTCCTCGTTCCCACCTGGAGAAGGGGAGGGAGAGGAACGTTTGAGCCGGGAGTCTGCAGCAGCGCCTCAGTGTCCTGGGCTCTAGTCTCCCGTGAGTGAGCGGACGGCACCAGCTCTCCTTCACTGGCAGATCTCCACTTCACGTCCAGGCCTGCAGACTGCTGGTTAAGCCCCAGAGCGCCCAGAGCGGTACTAGGCCTGTCTACATGCTCGGACCCGGGGCACCGACTGGGGTCTGCCCGAGGCTGGAACAGGGCTCACTGTCACTGAACATAACACAGTTCAGGAGCCCTGTAAGACACACAGTTCAAGCTTCATGAAAAGTGTAAACAAGTAATGGTGCagttaacataaaaaaatagacATCCAAAATATAAGCCTTTATCTgttatttttacactttctAGCTGGGTTTAAATATTCAATAAGCCTTGCAGTGtttcttgttattttattaatatgtaaGTCATCATGGAAaactattaatttctttaactttattcTCCTTTAACAAAGTTGCACATGCAGCACCAGGAGTGTTTCATACAAATAACAG is a window from the Lepisosteus oculatus isolate fLepOcu1 chromosome 3, fLepOcu1.hap2, whole genome shotgun sequence genome containing:
- the rtn2a gene encoding reticulon-2a isoform X4, producing MSRTDTVETLLPESPQADTSFQQWDPAFSMGTEEAEGGCCCPAVGRQEAELPLVPPMELRLQPSTATVLQGGALVRLTQDSQVSEPSVDSLTRDTWVSEPSVERLAQDTWDSKPSADRLAQDTWVSEPSADSERMTPGDSSPVLLHPSTDAALSGAGSVDMSSTIGQSTQEEPNSERWFTAFSQSEGHVQVAAVSELIYWKDAQRTGVVFTGLVVSLIALSQLSIISVGSNLAFAVLCVTITLRLYYKTLQALHKSDGANPFQWYLDYDISVSKELTQRCMDRVVLMATTAATELRRLFLVDNFLDSFKFALLMYLLTYIGAVFNGLTLLIMAVICAFSLPLLYRQHQTQIDQYMGLVTGLITDITNKIQAKIPSAKPKEQ
- the rtn2a gene encoding reticulon-2a isoform X1; its protein translation is MGPDGAGWSMGQVLGFAHCKESGSVSTTPDSTPPSTEGGNEESDFPDLHTAREWSEDEEEGEDGQGSPSVWGTPRQSSYELTFSYIAFSEPEGGGTRRRRGRAASGMSRTDTVETLLPESPQADTSFQQWDPAFSMGTEEAEGGCCCPAVGRQEAELPLVPPMELRLQPSTATVLQGGALVRLTQDSQVSEPSVDSLTRDTWVSEPSVERLAQDTWDSKPSADRLAQDTWVSEPSADSERMTPGDSSPVLLHPSTDAALSGAGSVDMSSTIGQSTQEEPNSERWFTAFSQSEGHVQVAAVSELIYWKDAQRTGVVFTGLVVSLIALSQLSIISVGSNLAFAVLCVTITLRLYYKTLQALHKSDGANPFQWYLDYDISVSKELTQRCMDRVVLMATTAATELRRLFLVDNFLDSFKFALLMYLLTYIGAVFNGLTLLIMAVICAFSLPLLYRQHQTQIDQYMGLVTGLITDITNKIQAKIPSAKPKEQ
- the rtn2a gene encoding reticulon-2a isoform X2, with protein sequence MGPDGAGWSMGQVLGFAHCKESGSVSTTPDSTPPSTEGGNEESDFPDLHTAREWSEDEEEGEDGQGSPSVWGTPRQSSYELTFSYIAFSEPEGGGTRRRRGRAASGMSRTDTVETLLPESPQADTSFQQWDPAFSMGTEEAEGGCCCPAVGRQEAELPLVPPMELRLQPSTATVLQGGALVRLTQDSQVSEPSVDSLTRDTWVSEPSVERLAQDTWDSKPSADRLAQDTWVSEPSADSERMTPGDSSPVLLHPSTDAALSGAGSVDMSSTIGQSTQEEPNSERWFTAFSQSEGHVQVAVSELIYWKDAQRTGVVFTGLVVSLIALSQLSIISVGSNLAFAVLCVTITLRLYYKTLQALHKSDGANPFQWYLDYDISVSKELTQRCMDRVVLMATTAATELRRLFLVDNFLDSFKFALLMYLLTYIGAVFNGLTLLIMAVICAFSLPLLYRQHQTQIDQYMGLVTGLITDITNKIQAKIPSAKPKEQ
- the rtn2a gene encoding reticulon-2a isoform X3 — translated: MGPDGAGWSMGQVLGFAHCKESGSVSTTPDSTPPSTEGGNEESDFPDLHTAREWSEDEEEGEDGQGSPSVWGTPRQSSYELTFSYIAFSEPEGGGTRRRRGRAASGMSRTDTVETLLPESPQADTSFQQWDPAFSMGTEEAEGGCCCPAVGRQEAELPLVPPMELRLQPSTATVLQGGALVRLTQDSQVSEPSVDSLTRDTWVSEPSVERLAQDTWDSKPSADRLAQDTWVSEPSADSERMTPGDSSPVLLHPSTDAALSGAGSVDMSSTIGQSTQEEPNSERWFTAFSQSEGHVQVAAVSELIYWKDAQRTGVVFTGLVVSLIALSQLSIISVGSNLAFAVLCVTITLRLYYKTLQALHKSDGANPFQWYLDYDISVSKELTQRCMDRVVLMATTAATELRRLFLVDNFLDSFKVSPSLGSHSPSLSPALSFSPTPCPVDRTWESLMPSSPWSTGASSITAV